From a region of the Triticum aestivum cultivar Chinese Spring chromosome 7D, IWGSC CS RefSeq v2.1, whole genome shotgun sequence genome:
- the LOC123170835 gene encoding desmethyl-deoxy-podophyllotoxin synthase-like, whose translation MDNDAYYYLLVALFPLVYLMMIYRGSLNSSNGALRLPPGPWQLPVIGSLHHLLGALPHRALRNLSQRHGPLMLLRFGEVPVIVASTAEASKEITKTYDHIFCTRPLSASAKVLSERGKGVAFAPYGGEWRQLRKICILELLGARNITSFRPIREEEVTRLIRSIVDDSSESSEVVNLSKMLATYVTHATVHCIMGGRFKEHDTLLHYVDEAVEVVGGFTLPDLFPSSRLVRALSGTLHRAEVFRDSVLAFIGHVIDEHLDRRSSEEAHQEQDIIDVLLRIQRDGDLQFPLTMDNLKVVIFDLFAAGSEAPATILQWAMAELMRRPSTMSRAQAEVRGAFMGQKKVTEEGLGELSYLHCIIKETLRLHPPGPFLLPKQCQEQCKILGYDVPKGTTVLLNAWAISRDPEYWDEPDAFVPDRFLASATDYKGNCFEFIPFGAGRRICPGMLFGIAIAELALASLLFHFDWTLPDGTSPGDIDMTETMGITARKKEDLQLHATLHLQPAET comes from the exons ATGGACAACGATGCATACTACTATTTGTTAGTAGCTCTTTTTCCCCTTGTATACTTGATGATGATCTATAGAGGTTCCCTTAACTCTAGCAATGGCGCTCTTCGGCTCCCTCCTGGCCCATGGCAGCTCCCTGTCATCGGCAGCCTCCACCATCTCCTAGGCGCCCTGCCACACCGTGCCTTACGGAACCTCTCTCAACGCCATGGGCCTCTCATGCTCCTCAGGTTCGGCGAGGTTCCGGTGATCGTCGCCTCCACGGCGGAAGCTTCCAAAGAGATCACCAAGACGTACGACCACATCTTCTGCACTAGGCCGCTGAGCGCGTCCGCCAAGGTCCTCAGCGAGCGCGGCAAGGGGGTCGCGTTCGCCCCGTACGGTGGCGAATGGCGGCAGCTTCGTAAGATCTGCATCCTGGAGCTGCTCGGCGCCAGGAACATCACTTCTTTCCGGCCCATCCGCGAGGAGGAGGTGACCCGGCTCATCCGGTCCATCGTCGACGACTCATCCGAGTCGTCGGAGGTGGTGAACCTGAGTAAGATGCTCGCCACATACGTGACGCATGCGACGGTGCACTGCATCATGGGTGGCCGGTTTAAGGAGCACGACACGTTGCTACACTATGTCGATGAGGCGGTCGAGGTCGTCGGTGGCTTCACCTTGCCCGACCTGTTTCCATCGTCGAGGCTAGTGCGCGCCCTCAGCGGCACGTTGCACAGGGCCGAGGTGTTTCGAGACTCCGTGCTAGCGTTCATTGGACACGTCATCGATGAGCATCTCGACAGGAGATCCTCGGAGGAAGCACACCAGGAACAAGACATCATCGATGTCCTCTTGAGGATCCAGAGAGATGGCGACCTTCAGTTCCCCCTCACCATGGACAACCTCAAAGTGGTGATTTTC GATCTTTTTGCCGCGGGGAGCGAGGCGCCAGCTACAATTCTACAGTGGGCCATGGCGGAGTTGATGCGAAGGCCGAGCACCATGTCTAGGGCACAAGCTGAGGTCAGGGGAGCATTCATGGGGCAAAAGAAGGTAACCGAGGAGGGTCTAGGCGAGCTGAGCTACTTGCATTGTATCATCAAGGAGACCTTGCGATTGCACCCACCTGGGCCATTCTTGCTGCCCAAGCAGTGCCAGGAACAGTGCAAAATTCTCGGCTACGACGTGCCCAAAGGCACTACGGTCCTGCTGAATGCTTGGGCTATCTCTAGGGACCCGGAATACTGGGACGAACCGGATGCATTCGTTCCGGATAGATTCTTGGCTAGCGCGACAGACTATAAAGGCAACTGCTTTGAGTTTATACCGTTCGGCGCCGGGCGTCGGATTTGCCCTGGGATGCTGTTTGGGATCGCCATTGCGGAGCTTGCTCTCGCAAGCCTTCTTTTTCATTTCGATTGGACTCTCCCAGATGGCACTTCTCCTGGTGATATTGACATGACAGAGACCATGGGAATCACTGCTAGGAAGAAGGAGGATCTGCAGTTGCATGCGACTCTCCACCTACAGCCTGCGGAAACTTAG